The segment TGGGGAAGGAACAGCCCTTTGAGCGTGGGATAACTTGCTCCGCTGGGAGTATTGACCACGAAGCCACCACTTCTATAAGTGGGGGTAGTTCACTCCACTAAATTATATTTCCTCGCTTTAGCTGCCACTGTTTTATGGGTTAACCCTAAAATTTTTCCTACTTGATTAAAACTACCATATTTCTTTAAAGCTAGTTTTATGATCTCCTTTTCATATTCCTCCATAGTAGCTAAATTCCCATCTATGTTTAAATTAATTAAGGAGTTAGACTCTATATTTTGATTGTTTAATTCATAGGTTTTAGAAATTTCAGGTGGTAAATCAGAAAGTCTAATAATAGGTTCATCTACAATTAACATTAGCCTTTCTATTAAGTTCTTTAATTCCCTAATATTCCCAGGCCAATCATAGCTAGCAAAAGCCATTTCCACTTCTCTATCTAAAGTTTTAGGTGATACACCAATTTCTTTACCTATCTTATTCATATAATGATAAGTAAGGTCGATTATATCTTCTTTCCTTTCTTTAAGGGATGGGACATAGATAGGTATAACATTTAGTCTATAATATAAGTCTTCTCTAAAAAGTCCTTGCTCTATCAATTCTTTTAGATTCCTATGGGTAGCAGCTATAATCCTCACATCACATTTTATACTTTCATTTCCTCCTACCCGTTCAAATTCCTTTTCTTGAATTACCCGTAAAACTTTGACTTGCATATCTATAGGCATATCCCCTATTTCATCTAAAAAGATAGTTCCACCATTAGCTTGTTCAAATTTACCGATCTTCTTTTTAATGGCACCGGTAAAGGATCCCTGTTCATGACCAAAAAGTTCAGATTCCAATAAATTGTATGGTATAGCAGCACAATTTACTTTAACAAAGGGCTTATCCCGTTGTAAACTGGCCTTGTGAATTGCTTCTGCTATTACTCCTTTACCTGTACCTGTTTCTCCACTTATCAATACCGTTGCATTGGTTTTAGCTGCTTTTTCCGCTATTTTTATTGCTTCTTGAATACCTTTACTATTGCCAATTATATTGGAAAAGGCTTTATTGGTATTATTGGAATTACAGTAGCTTTTAATATTTTTTCTGTAAAAGGTTTGAAAATCTTTTTCTTCGTGATAAATTGCTAATATTCCTTTAAATAGCTTTTCATCAACTAATACACTAGTTACCACCCTATATTTACAATTCTTTTCTGGATGGTATACATAACCTTGAAGATTTTTCTTGTTTTTTAACGATGTCAAAACTATTTCATCATTGATGGTATTATAAATACTCCTCCCTTTTATAGCAAAGTCACTAACACCAAAATTTTTTTGATAGGAAGGATTTAGATATTCCACTAACCCTCTAGAATTTACAATCAAAACACCCTCTAACATTTGGCCAAAAAGTTGGTCATAGATCTGTTTATTAAACTCTTTAAATTTAATATCGGTATTAATATATGTGACTTTGCCTTTACCCATTTTAACACCACCTAACTTTTCATACTTCTACTGGCTATGATATCTACGTCTAAATCTAAAATATTTTTAACTATTACTTCTCCAGCTTTAACAGGGGCTGAAATTTCTACATCATTTAAGACTTCCATACATTTAAAAATCATTTCCTTAGGGATTGGTTTGGATGTTCTCACCGGTATCCTTGGCAATAATCCATCTTTAATTTTAACTGTAGTTGTAACCATTCTAGTTGGATTTGTCATTTCTTTTATGGCATAATCGACTCCCCGAGGGCATTTATTCCCTGAGACATTATAACTGGTAACTCCATTTAATACAGTTTCTACTTCTAAAGAACATCCTAAAGGACAAGCTATACAAGTAAGGTTCTTTTTATTCATTTACTTCACCTCCCCAAACTCAAGGGTTACTGTTAATTCATCGCCACTTATGTTTTCCAAATCCTTTAATGTTAAATTAACTGTTTCCATTTCACCGGGAGCCAAGTGGTTTCTTTTGATACTTTTTATTACCCTTTCACCATCCTTTACCAACAACTTGGCGTTATGATAAATGTTATCTACCCTCATCATTAAAGTTAATTTTTCTTCGATATTTTCTAATTCCACTACCTGAGGAACTATATATCTAACTCCATTTTCCCCTTTTGTTTTAATTGGTTTTTTACAAGGCTTTAATTTCCCTTGTACGTATTTTGCGGCATTTTTCCCTGCCCTTCTGCTTTCTTCTGTAACCCAATCTACTAAATCGTGGACGTGAACTACATTACCACAAGCAAATATTCCTTCTATACTTGTTTCCATTGATTGCTTAACAATTGGCCCCCCTGTTATCGGATCTAATTGGACACTTGCATTGATGGATAGCTCATTTTCTGGAATTAAACCAACAGATAGTAACAGTGTATCACATTTATAAGTTTTTTCTGTTCCCGGTATAGGCTTTCTATTACTGTCTACTTGGGCTATTACTA is part of the Anaerobranca californiensis DSM 14826 genome and harbors:
- a CDS encoding sigma-54 interaction domain-containing protein, which encodes MGKGKVTYINTDIKFKEFNKQIYDQLFGQMLEGVLIVNSRGLVEYLNPSYQKNFGVSDFAIKGRSIYNTINDEIVLTSLKNKKNLQGYVYHPEKNCKYRVVTSVLVDEKLFKGILAIYHEEKDFQTFYRKNIKSYCNSNNTNKAFSNIIGNSKGIQEAIKIAEKAAKTNATVLISGETGTGKGVIAEAIHKASLQRDKPFVKVNCAAIPYNLLESELFGHEQGSFTGAIKKKIGKFEQANGGTIFLDEIGDMPIDMQVKVLRVIQEKEFERVGGNESIKCDVRIIAATHRNLKELIEQGLFREDLYYRLNVIPIYVPSLKERKEDIIDLTYHYMNKIGKEIGVSPKTLDREVEMAFASYDWPGNIRELKNLIERLMLIVDEPIIRLSDLPPEISKTYELNNQNIESNSLINLNIDGNLATMEEYEKEIIKLALKKYGSFNQVGKILGLTHKTVAAKARKYNLVE
- a CDS encoding DUF1667 domain-containing protein is translated as MNKKNLTCIACPLGCSLEVETVLNGVTSYNVSGNKCPRGVDYAIKEMTNPTRMVTTTVKIKDGLLPRIPVRTSKPIPKEMIFKCMEVLNDVEISAPVKAGEVIVKNILDLDVDIIASRSMKS